GTAACTTGAAACCAGCAACAGGATGTTTTGCGCTTTAAGGTTTTTGTTGGTTACAAACCAATACAATACGAATACGATCGGCAGGAATATAGCGAAGTTAATCGAATTAAAAAGCATTTGCTAATATATAAAAATTTTCACTTGGGCTCGGGTATTTCGGCTGCAGGATATAAAACAAAAGAATAAGGGTTAGACAGGGGGCTGGTATAAGGATTGTATATGCCCAGGTAACTTACCGTTTTGCGCTCATCTGCTTTATTGGTAAAGAAATCAGTGGATAGCAGGAAATATTTGATCAGGTCCCTGATGCGATCAGATTTTTCCCAGTTGTAACCCAGATAGTACAGTGCTTTCCACTTTACTTTTGATAAAAGATCGTTTCCTGTTGCATTGAAATAATCTTCTACAAACTTTGCCGCGCTGCCAGGGCTTAATTTTAGGTAATGTAATTCTTTTTCAAGCAGTTTAACGGCAAACTGTTTTACTTCGGGGGCAACGTAATATAGTGCAGGTGGCAGCAGCACCATCCCCGAGGCAAGTCCTGCCAGTTTAATAAAATTTCGTCTTTTCATATCAGAACACTTTATCGGCAGCAAAAAGAGACAATGCGCAAACGGTTAGGGTAGGGTTTGAAGGCCCGTAGGTGGTAAAGGCCCCGGCACCTAAAACAAATAGATTGCGGTATTGATGATGGATCAGGTGACTGTCTACCACTCCTGTAGTTTTATCCCTGCTCATTCTTGTGCCGCCTAAGATATGGCCTTCGTTGGGTTCGGGAGGAAGGTGTTTGATGTCTTCTACCGGTAAACAGGATAGAATTTCAGGTAACTTTATTTTCATCTGCTCAACTGCTTTTAGCGTGTATGCCGAACGGTCTTTGAAATGGGCAACCGGTACATGCTTATTTTCAGAGGTGGTGATGTAGTTGCTTTGAAGCGGCAGATCTTCAAAGACCATTCTGAAACTGGCCATATTAAGGTATTTGCCCCGCTCTACCCTGATGTTATATGGTGCATTATTAACCTCTATAAGGCAGGCGGCATGATCCTTTCTATGCGCACCATCGTATAACATATAGCCATTGGCATTTACCCATGAGCTTCCGCCAACATTGCTCATGCCATCCAGGTAAATGAGCGCCTGCATGCCAAGTTGCTCACCAAAACCAACTCCTGTTAAAGGGTTTTTATCGCCGGCATTGAGCAATATATTGACATTGAAAAAAGGATTGGCGCCCAATACAAATGCCTCAGCTTTAACCGAGTATTCCTTACCATCTTTTTGGAACAATATTGTCTTTACCACATTATTTTCAATATCCATACTATAAACCGAGCAGCCGTATAACAGTTCTACACGGTTGTCCTGATAGATCGACATTCCGGAATTTTCGATGGTAAATTTAGCATCTACAGGGCAGGTATGACAGGTGCTGAATGCCATACAGCCATTTCGTTTGTTTAATGGACGGCTTGCCCTTGCGGTAGGTTGGCTGATGTATTGCGTACCATAAGTTTTATGGAGTATTTTGTCGACCAGGCTAAAACTATGTGCCGGCAGGGGGTATTTGCCTTTTCTGGGAAAAGGGGTGTTGTCCGGGCCGGATATGGACATGATCTCTTCAGCTTCGTAATAATAAGGATCGAGCTCTTCATAGGTTACCGGCCAGTCCTGTTCTATCCCAAACAAAGATTTCATTTTAAAATCGGAAGGCATGAAACGTGGCGTGCAGCCCCACCAGCAATTGGAAGAGCCCCCATAGGAAGTGCTGAACTGCCATACTTTTTCTTTATTGGGGTTTACAATATTGTTGTACCAATGCGATTCGTATTTTTTATAAGATGATGG
This window of the Pedobacter africanus genome carries:
- a CDS encoding GMC oxidoreductase, translated to MKYEHYDLVVVGTGFASSFFLKKYLSKTDQKKKVLVLEKGHFFPSAERLKILRGQPSSYKKYESHWYNNIVNPNKEKVWQFSTSYGGSSNCWWGCTPRFMPSDFKMKSLFGIEQDWPVTYEELDPYYYEAEEIMSISGPDNTPFPRKGKYPLPAHSFSLVDKILHKTYGTQYISQPTARASRPLNKRNGCMAFSTCHTCPVDAKFTIENSGMSIYQDNRVELLYGCSVYSMDIENNVVKTILFQKDGKEYSVKAEAFVLGANPFFNVNILLNAGDKNPLTGVGFGEQLGMQALIYLDGMSNVGGSSWVNANGYMLYDGAHRKDHAACLIEVNNAPYNIRVERGKYLNMASFRMVFEDLPLQSNYITTSENKHVPVAHFKDRSAYTLKAVEQMKIKLPEILSCLPVEDIKHLPPEPNEGHILGGTRMSRDKTTGVVDSHLIHHQYRNLFVLGAGAFTTYGPSNPTLTVCALSLFAADKVF